TAAATGTAACTATGAATTTGCATAACTTTTCAGCCCACACTGGAGCTCTTTCTGGATGGACAGAGTGTTTGAATGACAGCAATTTAAGCAAGTTGTAGACTATAACTGAAATAGTGTGTCCCCTGCTCATTGAAATGGTCAGCCAGTTTAAAGTACTGCAGGGTAAAAGTTATAAAAGGACTTAAAATACAAAAGCAAATGGGTTTAATCTGGTTCCTAACTACTTACCAACCCCCTGACATTAAAAAAGCTGCCTGCTTTAGTAAGTCAGCAAGAAGTACATCTATAGAGGCAAGCTGGTGAGTTGAGGTCAGGATCGAATGAAATTCAACCATAGCTAACAGTGTGGCCTGACCAACTTTGGCTTCTACAGGCAATTTCATGTGTTTCAGTGGTGAATCAAAATGCGCCCTAATTTCCAAACCCTTGTCCCTCGTTGGTGTTTCACATCCACAATGCACAATGAAGATTTACAGCATTCAGTTATATAAAACCACAATACACTATGCATACAAAATTACATTAAATACATATATGAGAAAAATATGGTCTAAGAAATATACACCAATGAATATAATTTCCAAAATTATGAATAATTGTGGAATTAGCCTTTGTTCCGATTTTCCAAATGTGGCATTTTACTGTgtgctttatttaattttagaaTTTGCAAGTTGTAAAAGGTAATAAAGTGAACCCAGCTAAACTGATCTAACAAATATCAGCCTAACATTATTAGGAAAACAGTAGACAGTCATATCAGTCTTACACAACCTTAAGCTTAAAGCTTTAAGCTCAGTTGTCTTAAAGCTTTGGGTGTTTGGTATGTTTCCTTACTTTGGGCTCTTTCATGAGATTTCTCTTGGTTTAAATATAATAACTCAATTTCTCTATGACTGTCCTTTTGTAGAACCACTTGATTGCTTTGCACAACCTGCTTTCAGTTGAGATTCACTTCAGACAAATTTCCCAACATTTTCCTTTAGAATTCGGAGGCGTAGCATGTAATTCATTGCTCTTTCAGTGATGGTGAGCTGTCCTGGCCCGTATGCAGAAAAACAGACCCAAACAATGACAGCATCACCACCATGTTTCACGAATGGGATGAGGTTGTCTGGAATGCATTTCCTTATCCACCCAAACCACTTGTTATTTACCCGAGTAAATGTAATTTAAGGATTCATCTACTAAACACTGCTCAAACAGCCTTCTGGAGTACCCACATGGAAAGCAGGATTGTTCTTTTGAACTGGCTTTTTTCATGCAGAACAATATCAAcgaacaataaaataaacatcaaatgaaaaactaaaacaaaaaaacagcaactgGGAAATTACAGTGCTACCATTGCAACTTCATTAGATTTAATTGCATCATACTCTTACTGTGGGGACAGACCATAACCACCTCTACTCTATAGCCAGGCTTTAACCAGCAGAAAATGTTATCATTTAGATTCTCAATCTATGATACctagtttcctgttgttttgattgatttatttattgctgtttAAACAAGCCTTGCtgttctttgtgttctttttgtcaatgccagctattattatattattgttattattatcattattattattattattatgtagtAGTAGCAGTAGTATAAATAGTAACTGTAAATTTAAAGATACAacggttttttttgttttacaatttaatctagattttttttttttatttaaaaaaatgatctaAAACATGTTTTACGGGGACACTGTCCCGTCCAGTTGAATAGGTAGGACTCACCGGTAGGTGGCAGTAAACGCTTTAGCTCACACATTCTGACGTGCGTTTGACCCGCGTTGATCCGGATGTTGATATAATGTTAAACTGGCGATTGTTTCCCCGGCGAAAGTACAGTGAGGAGTTGCTAGCGTTGACAGGCCACTTAATGTCCATCACAGAATCATTGCTAGATGTCCAGAAAAATATCTCATCGTCGTGTTTAAAAGTTGTTTTGGCCGGAACAGAGTCTGTAATCAGACCTGTGAGGAACCGTGAGCTGCAAACATGTCTCAATCACCAGCAGTGAAAAGCGAGGATGCGAGGTCAGTGTTTTATTGATAGTAGTTATGTGATTCGAGGTAACGGTGCACAATCAACCAAACCGCTTGCATATCTAGTTTGTGTCAAATAATAATGTAGTTCAATTAAAGTGCATATTATGGTATATTAGCTAGAAGCTACAGCTGAAGTCGTGCCAAGTATTTGGTCTTAAGTTGTATTTACGTGTTGCTTCTTTCACTAATCTTTTAAATAAATGgcgttaaataataaaaaaaaatgtctgcacTGATTCACCACAGCTATCCGCTCTGTATGAAAAGGAGACATCatcatcagagagaaagaggtgGTAGCCAAATATCCTAGAGCTGTAATCAATGGGAATTCAGTCATAACAAAGATGGTGGTGGAGGTACAACTTCCAGGGTTAAAAACGTGGGGCGATGATGCTGATGGTAGAGATGATGACTGATACCTTTTGCCTTCAGTGCTCCCTCATTCAACAAGGTGTTGAATGAGATTGTTGCTCCAtactgacatgacagcatcgcACAGTCAGTTGCTGCCGGTTTGTTGGCTGCACgcccatgatgtgaatctccatAGGCCCAATACCCTCCTTACAGTCTACAAACAAAGAGACTGACACTCACAGTTTTAAATGTATATAGTCTGAAAAGCTGCTTTGGTAATTTATGTGGCACAGTGGGGAAACCTCTGCTGTACATAGTGTGTGCaagcagagaaaaagagagcttttaatttaatttaattcaatttaattttaattgtaatttttagCAATGCGTGTCagaatcatcatcatcttccttTAGCTGCTCCCTTAAAGGGTCTCCACAGCTCATCTCCTGCCACCTGCCACAGCAACCATCTGTACGTCCTCTTTCACTACCTCTATGAGTCTTCTCCGATTGAGCTTGACTGATATAGGATGCCaatatttggtgatttaaaaaaagtcaaCAACAATATACTGGACAACataattgggttttttttctttcagactcAAGACATGAACAGATTTCTCTAACATTTGTTAAGTGTTggtatttatttgttatttattgttCTTACTAGGATAATATGACAATTCACTTTTAATAGAAAGTTTTTCTGCTGCATCAAGTCATGGATTACTTGTTTTTGCTCTTCAAGACTGCTTGGTTCCACTGTTTGTTGTATTTGGGGTTTTTGTGTTGCCAACACAACAAAGTGAATGTGAAAGCTGCAAAACTCTGTAACATCAACACTCATACTATAGTTGAAAGATGTTTCTACTGTCTGTTCTTtactcttttatttattaattaaaattttCATTTATTAGCTGTTTGTAAAAACCAATAAATGGCTATTTTCTGATACACTGTATGCAAATAGCTAATACCGGCTGATATATCAGTCGGGCTCTAATATGGAAAATGAAGTGGCATGTCACAGGAATTACAATAGTGTAGTCTGAGACATAATAGATGCAATTAAAACTTTAATAGACTCACTAGACTGCATTACTCAGAAAGGAACTGCTCCATTTAATTTACCATCCTCACTGTTAAATACTTTTCCTGTACATTttctggggtggctgtagctcaggtggcagagcggatcagccactaaccagaaggtcggtggtcgatcccaggctgcatgccaaatatccttggacaagatactAACCTcatgttgctctctgatgcatccatcggagtgtgaatgtgtatgtatGTTAGATACTTAGCACTTAAGCTTAGAAGttcttgtgtgaatgggtgattGGTTGAATGAATTagctgtataaagcgctttgagtgcttttTGAGTGCTCggacagagtagaaaagcgctacataAGAACCAGTCATTTACAAACTAAGACAGTATAAAGGAGTTCCTGTTCTTGTCAGTCGATAATGTCTCAGATGATCTGTGTCGCTGCCATGGTTATGGAACAGTGAAGAAATTGCAAAAAGTTCTTTGATTAAACTGTTATTTCATTGATTAATCATTTAGTTCATTATTTAGAGAAATTTTCAAGGCAAACTGGTAGAAAGTTGACTTATTCTGGCCTCTAAAATTCTGTTCATTAACAATTTTGTATTGACAgccttttgttgtttgttttaagacaAAAATTagatataattacatttttggtaCTAGGGCTGATAAAACTGGGAAAACATGGACGTTTTcactttttcctttattttataaGCAGTTTAAGTGCACAATCAGTCATCCTGTTGTCATTTGTTATTCTGTCATTCAAATTTAATGAGTCAGTTATTACAGTCATAGCTCATAatttgtctgtccttgtgttgACTACGTGCAGCTTGGATACAAACGAATCACAGAAAAGCAACTCGGGGAAAACACCGATACAGATCCTGCATGAATATGGCACGAAAAGCGGAAACCTTCCTGTGTACGTGATGGAGAGGGCTGAAGGAGAGGCTCACCAGCCCAGCTTTGTCTTCAGCGTGACAGTCGGTGACGTAAGCGGCATAGGTAGGCTACGCTGTCACCCCTGCTGTGCTGATAGCTGGCTGTCACCGAATGAGGGCTTTTATTTGAATTGAAAATTGCACCGTGGTAATTCAGAGAGAGTGCCTCAGGCTGCAATATGTTCTTTGTCACTTTGTTGAATTTCTCTTCTGTTGCTGAAGCAAAGTGTTTAAATTTACCCTCTATATCCCTTGTTTTTTAACAAAGATATCACACTTCAGGCATAGAAAAGTGCAGGTCCAGAGAAAAAGGGTGAGAAGCAGTTGGAATGCTCTTCATGTTGAGGTGATGAGAAATGACTTAGTGTCTGTATTTAACATCTGTCACCAAGCCTATGCTTTAGGGGAAAAAGGCTTCAAAGTTGAAGTCTTTTTGTTCTTCCCACTAGCCTCTCACACTTTACATTTGATTAGGATACTGTGGCTTTCAGTTAggtttattattattgctgttttGATATTGTATAACACAGGCAACTGATTGGTCTTTTTTTTCAGGTCAAGGGCCGAGTAAAAAGGCTGCTAAACACCAGGCTGCAGAGGCTGCTCTAAAAGCTATGAACATAGATGCTGGAGTCATGTAAGTAGAGTGTAATCATTTAAATTACTGGTTGGAAATAAAAGTTGTACTCCTCAGAGGTTCGCAAATAATGAATATTTACCTCTTTGAATAGCAAGCGGACTTTGTGCTGCCAAATAAAGTTGGCAACAGCAAAGCTACGATAATTTATGTTCATTTTCTGGGTAAATCGTCAAGGCTATAATTAGATTAATGagcaatgaaaaaaatgaattgcATCCCAAATTAGTTTCAGTCAAAACCATGCCAGTGTTGTGGAACTTTAACAACTCAATCTGTCTGCATTTTGAATCATTTTGGACATTTTATAGACTTCACACTGGCTGTTATAGCATAAAACACAAATGTTTAAGAATATGACAGGAATCTTTTactattttcatttgtttaaacaCTGAAGTCAAAACAGTAATTGGAATTATAGAAATAATGCTGGTTATGTTGTTATAGTGACATCTGTCAAAGGATTGGTTATAGTGTTGTGGAAAAGCCATGACTATACACTCCTTGTGTATAGATTACTATCAAGGAGTCAGACTTTcctgaattctttaagatggtTTTAAGCAATAGTTCCTCAGTCTTTCTGAAGGTCATTCagagttatttgtttttttaaacattggcTGCTCTTTCACTCAGTTCAGTCCTTGTATGTCATCATCACTTTCAGAAGATTCTTGTTTTTTAAGCCACCTAACACTGACCTATCAATCATTCAAGCAATAAAAAGCTACATAACTCAAAAAATAAACCATTTTTGTGGCTACACTTAACAGATAACATAGCAAAGGACCAATTTTGGATGATTCCAAAAAACCTATTAGCTAAAAACTTCGAGTATCTCAGattggtgtgcagtgtgtccttataaaatttgaggaaacttaaggttggaaaaaacaaacaaacatatgaaCAATATTTGGTTTAAATTGTCATCACTATGTATAGAGAAGGCCACGACAGAGGCAtggtgagtgtctacagccatcagAAAGATACAGTGGGGATTCTGTCATGGCTtggagctgcatttcagccagtggtgttggggatcttgtcaactatcagattttgatccacccaGCAGTACCATCTGAATGGGCATCGGTTTGGCAACCACTTTATTATTTTAGCAATTACAATAATACATCTGGCAGCAACACTCAAAGAAGAGCTCTGAGTATCTGTCAGAAATCTTttactattcctgaagactacttatagaaatgacaagaaagcttgaCAAGAGTTTAGGCTGTGCTGGAGAAAGATGCGTTAAAGGtgatcataccaaatattgactgtCAAGCTTCTTAGAATGATGTGAACTCTGTTATTGCCTTGTACGTTTTGTATGTCAATGCCTGGTTGTACATTTGTTGTACCAATTTACTATTTTCCTAGAAAAATGAGGGTTAACTCAAGACTTTTAGCACAGCTCTGTATTTATGCTGCAGGAGGGAAGTCAGCCTGAGAAATCTTAGATTAAATCTTGTGCTTGTAACTTGTAGCGCCTACTAAATACTATGACACTCTTGTGATTTCTCTTTAATTCCAAGCAGGAATGTTCCTGGGACGTCTGACAGTAATGGTGTGGCAGCAGAGACAAACAATCATCCTAACTCTGTGGGGTTACTCCAGGTGTGCCAGCCATGGCTGTGTTTATGCAAGAACATTTCTTCCATATGTATGAAATGAACTGTGTTTCCCTCATGATCTTTTCTTATCGTTCACATTAGGAGTTAGCATTACAAAGAGGATGGCATCTTCCTGAATACACAGTTTTAACAGAGGCTGGTCCACCACATAAGAGAGAGTTCACGGTTATTTGTCGATTGGAGTCCTTGTCAGAGAAGGGTGCGATTATTTTTCACGTTCAAAGAAAAATTTCTAAGATTTTGCTCGTTTGTCCTAACTTTCTATCTTTTTTTCTCGACAGGTGTAGGAAATTcaaaaaaagctgcaaaaaaagTGGCTGCAGAGAAAATTGTGGCAAAGCTTCAGAGTCTATCAGGCTGTTCTGAAATCACATGGGTATGTCGGATCTTTCTTGGCTCATTTGTGTGACGTCTACAGGCAACTTCAACATTTCAGGCAATTTCTTTTGTGTTGTGATGTTTTTACTTTTCAGGGTCCTAAACCAAGTGTGCGATTTGAAAACTTAAGGAACTCGATGGCAGAGAAGATATCTTTACTGAGGAGAAACCCGCTGAGCATTCCCAACACAGACTACATTCAGATGATGTTGGACCTTTCCAATGAACAAGGCTTTGAGGTCACATACTTTGATATTGGTAAGAAAACAAACTGCATTTGTATTTTTCTGTTAGCAATACTGGTGCCTTCCACTCAGATTATGTGGTTCCCAGCTTCCCTCACTCACATCAGATTCAAAGAAAAACTCCCGTCGCCCTAATCATAGAACGCATTTAACGTCTTGATTAAATACTCAACTTTCatccctttttaaaataataaaactgggTCATCTATGCAGTTGTGCTTTCCCAAATGAGGCCATGTACCGCTCCAGTGGTTAATACTGAGAAATCTTCAGAGTAGTGGGGCACTTGTGAGGGTgttagaaaaaacaacaaaaaaaaccccagatgTGAGTTTGACGAAAGACATTTTCCATACATTACGTTACACCTGGGATCGGATCGGATGCCTTTTGCCTTCACAATTGCcataattcttcatggcatacaTCCAACAGGGTGCTTCAAACATTCATCTAAGATTTTGGTCAATGCTGGCGTGACagcgtcacacagttgctgcagatttgttggctgcacacccatgatgtgaatttcctgttccaccacagTCAAAGACACTCTATTTAATTCAGATCTGGTGCCTGTGGAGTTCATCTGAGTACAGTGACCTCGTTGTCAtgctcaagaaaccagtttgagatagTTGGAGCTTTGTCCTGCTTCATGTGCTGCCCTATTATCTTTATGCAGTGGCagatcacaacaatagtcaacTCAAGGCAGTTTATAttgaaatggaaaaaacaacaatccCTTTTAAGCAAACACTTGGTGacggcagagagagagaaactttCTTATGCCAACTATTCACAGTTAGTGTGAGACAGAAGAAAAGAGTGAAGCAGAAAGAGCATAGGTGACTGAACAGTGAGGCTGGTGTCAATAAGACTTGAATTATCTGCTCTTCCCAGAGTTTGTACGGGTGCTTGAAATCCGTGAAAGTTCTTGAATTTTAGTATTGTCTTTTCAAGGTTTGAAACATGCTTGAAGCCGTATTTCATTCACTACAAATAACTATCTGACCGAATAGTTTTCTTATCAGGTAGAGAAATAAAACGAGTTGCAAagtgtaaaagcaaaatttCTCCACCTGGGCTGCCATGCACCACTGTGTGACCCCGCCCCTCCGCCGAACAGTCGGGGATGAATGCACTAACTTGctgttttaatgagtgtttgaTAGAAAACGACACTGGTGGACTTTGGACTCTTGAGTCACATGACAGGTGAGTCCTCAGGGGCGTAATTTCCAGGGGGGTTATGACCCCTCCCAATAATCAGACCTAACCAacaaaattatgaattatcttgcatGAATAGGCGGTTGATTTCTTTACTCCAgttattaccagcaaaatagttgcatgtttaatcatctgggaatttgcccagatttatttatttatttatttagacagagatcttgaccacacaaatgttcagcacaaagttacacCAATGTGAGTCCTAGTAAATAATTTTCGAGTATGTGTACATATCAcgtgctattattattattattttgctagctATCAAACGTACTGGAGAAATGAttgaaatgcactgagtgtGATGCAGTACGGCAGCGCTATTATAGCAGTTAGTTATGGCATGGTGATTTATGGAATATGCTGTAAACTTAGCTAACATTATTTAGCAGTAGCAGTAACGTGAGTTACTTCACTCAAGTAAAAGCTTTAAACGTTAGTCTGATACTTAACTAGACAACTTATGGCATAAGGAAATAATGGTAATAAGAGGGACTGATCCATATGGacacaaagaatagccactttTTTGTGCTGCCGAAGTTCCgaggctttcattcaaaatcttgAGCACCTACACATTAAAcaacttaaaaaatataaatgacttCAAGCTCACATTGACGCCTGTGGGacactatcagccactgagacaacAGACAAATTTGAGTGTTTtaatatatgaatatttcacacattaaggctgcctgtttatttaagggagatgaacaataCATTATAATTTTACATAATCATATCACAGATGATAGACTAAAAAAATAGATTTGAggtagatgcttgtgcattcttaaagtcttatatgttgaactgaattgagtatgtcatctgttcaaaggctctcccagtcagtgctgttctccaTGCCTGTCTTACTGTACATGAtgttatcagcacaaacactttaaaggtgatCATTTATGACTTTAACAATAATACAGACAGCAATGTAGTCCAATATCTCACAgttagttttattgggaattAACTTTAACCTGTTTGGCCTTCAGGGGTTTTCTGAGCTTTCTGCTCGAAaatgaaatgaccaaaataaatgtatttctctgcCATTACAGAATGAGGTAAACAATATTTGTATCAAAATAAAGGATATGGATATGGATAttacctgtccacagattcatggtgcagtaactgctcttttaactgtctggtgtctttgctttgtttggtgtttgtagacATGGTTTACATGAgtttttagctgagattcagaggtttctgtggacactactcatgtcagcacttatatttctgacctcgtGTTATAATCGATTAAACGTGGTCTCCTCCCTTTTGCCCCCATTTTTGATGTTGTGGGCGCAAATGATCAGGCGTGACATTCTCataataaatcagataaaatactgcaaagaattaatcctgcatttgtgtgattgaaatgtgtgtgcagtgacactgttttaaagatttggccTAAATAATTCTGGAGTGAATGAGCCTAAACATGATGACCGGACTAGTGACACCATATCACCTgtgacactcacacacgcacgtatgactttgccagtttcagctgaaacaatttcagtgtttcaaaccatGTTCCAGAGTTTTTAGTTCACCGTTCATgaggtttcaagaagaaaatgaaagacagatctgaatgtttgaaagtgttttggaaaaactCTGTAAAGAATAGATGAAcaatactcaaaggataaattcaactgttttattttgttagataagttgaaaaaaaaagttaaacaagcaagtaaataacgaaacaaggtaaaacgaagtaagttcaaaaagttaacaagtaaataacgaaacaaggtaaaacgaagtaagttcaaaaagttaacaagtaaataacgaaacaaggtaaaacgaagtaagttcaaaaagttaacaagtaaataacgaaacaaggttaaatgaagtaagagcaaaaagttaacaagtaaataacgaaacaaggttaaatgaggtaagagcaaaaagttaacaagtaaataacgaaacaaggttaaatgaggtaagagcaaaaagttaacaagtaaataaagaaacaaggttaaatgaagtaagagcaaaaagttaacaagtaaataacgaaacaaggtaaaggagagaaaaccccaacaatcccctctgagcaagcactaggcgacagtggggaggaaaaactgcctttaaacgggcagaaacctccggcagaaccaggctcaggagggggcagtcaactgccgggactggttggggggtgaacagaggtggagcaagacgaggctacatcAGTTGAAGAAGCAGTATTGTCCCTCTACCGGAAAAAGCTGaagaatcttttcttctttttcatggacttttccacgagcgcctttttgtccaggatgagggttctcaactcctcgatggtttctgtgttttgcctctcaagtttcttgcatgtttgttccacctgttctaatgttgcttgtgtttctttaagcttttctttgaggtctttggatgttgcctcctgtgtcagctttgccttctgcaggtctgcatttctcacttgatcttctttgtgcaggccttctagctgctcatttcttttctggatATCGCGGAGCGTACACTGCAGGTCCTCAtgcgttttgtcttgtttttgcttttgggcctgcatttctgtgttttcccgcttcaagttgttgaattccaacaatatcCCCTTAATGAGCTCTGAGTTGTTTTTGGCCATGTGATCAAtctttttctgcatgtgtgagCATCGTTTTTCTagtgtttccttttctccctccaGCTCACTTGTTTTGACCTTCAGTTCATCACAGAATCCTTGcaacttttgatttttactctcaaagtccttgataatgcacttttcttctggcagtctttctttctgttgctcTTTCTCTTGAAGGAGGTCTTTATTTTGGACCAATGTTTGTTCCAACTCTGCCTTCACCATTCTGTACTTTTCCTGCATGCCTTGGAGCTCGCGCTGCAggtctttttgctttgtgtcctgttgttccttctgttggaggacttctttatttttttcttcagcttcatcaagctttcttTGGAGCAGGTGATTCATTTGGTCCATGTATTGCAGATCCCACTCCATTTTATCAATCGTCGCTTTCCTGCCTTGAAGCTGCTCGGACATTTCTTTAACTTCAGcgctctttttcttgttttctttgatgagggatacaatctgctctctggcttgagcaaacttgatcccccagccctcattaataatgttgatgtcgggctggcgctgtagtgtttcttccaggtgtttgttttgtgcttccatctgtaagcacttcttctccaggtgacgtttttcttcttcaatttgTCGAATTTTGTTCTGGAGATGGTTGTTTTCATTCCTACTCTCCTGTAATGCCCTTTGGATGGATAAGAGGCCATTTGGAGAAATTGGCCAGCCACGCGTGGAAGGAGAGGCGGCGAAATCTTTTTGTCTTGGTTGCCGTAATCTTGGATACATGTTGGCGTTTGTATCCGATGACTCTGAGAGGTTTCCAAATTTTTCTGTAGTGAACGTTTgaaggctgcaaacacaaaggctGCGAAGAAACGaactgaaaattgctgtttctcacccctatttatagaaaaacttcaaaggatccttgtgacatccttgtgacatccttgtgacatccttgtgacatcatcactcctaAGCCAATCAGATTGTCACATGACACTTTGGAATGTGGAATggggatatgtttttttttaaacagttttcaaatgtaacttaatatttaagtgtttcttaCTTGACCCGCT
This window of the Maylandia zebra isolate NMK-2024a linkage group LG16, Mzebra_GT3a, whole genome shotgun sequence genome carries:
- the prkra gene encoding interferon-inducible double-stranded RNA-dependent protein kinase activator A homolog; amino-acid sequence: MSQSPAVKSEDASLDTNESQKSNSGKTPIQILHEYGTKSGNLPVYVMERAEGEAHQPSFVFSVTVGDVSGIGQGPSKKAAKHQAAEAALKAMNIDAGVMNVPGTSDSNGVAAETNNHPNSVGLLQELALQRGWHLPEYTVLTEAGPPHKREFTVICRLESLSEKGVGNSKKAAKKVAAEKIVAKLQSLSGCSEITWGPKPSVRFENLRNSMAEKISLLRRNPLSIPNTDYIQMMLDLSNEQGFEVTYFDIDELTVNGQYQCLAELSTTPVTVCHGTGISCSNAHNDAAHSALQYIKASIK